In Serratia sp. FDAARGOS_506, a genomic segment contains:
- the rep gene encoding DNA helicase Rep: MRLNPSQQQAVEFVTGPCLVLAGAGSGKTRVITNKIAHLIHHCGYQARHIAAVTFTNKAAREMKERVSQTLGRKEARGLMISTFHTLGLEIIKREYVALGMKSNFSLFDDQDQLALLKELTEKWLESDKTLVAQLISTISNWKNDLIDPQRAAELARSERDKLFAHCYGLYHAHMRACNVLDFDDLILLPTLLLQRNEEVRERWQQRIRYLLVDEYQDTNTSQYELVKLLVGNRARFTVVGDDDQSIYSWRGARPQNLVLLKEDFPALQVIKLEQNYRSSERILKAANILIANNPHVFEKRLFSELGYGEELKVVTANNEDHEAERVVGELIAHHFVKKTNYGDYAILYRGNHQSRVFEKMLMQNRIPYKISGGTSFFSRPEIKDLLAYLRVLTNPDDDSAFLRIVNTPKREIGPATLQKLGEWANQRNKSLFHASFDLGLSQHLTGRGLESLQRFTHWLGGIAQQAEREPVAAVRDLIRGVDYESWLFETSTSPKAAEMRMKNVNTLFGWMTEMLEGNDLDEPMTLTQVVTRFTLRDMMERGESEEELDQVQLMTLHASKGLEFPYVFLVGMEEGLLPHQSSIDEDNVDEERRLAYVGITRAQKELIFTLCRERRQYGELVRPEPSRFLLELPQDDLAWETERKVVSPQERMQKGQSHLANIRAQLAKAKGGN; the protein is encoded by the coding sequence ATGCGATTAAACCCCAGCCAACAACAAGCCGTCGAATTCGTTACCGGGCCCTGCCTGGTGTTGGCCGGTGCCGGTTCCGGCAAGACGCGCGTTATCACCAACAAGATAGCCCACCTGATCCATCATTGCGGCTATCAGGCGCGGCACATCGCCGCCGTGACCTTTACCAACAAGGCCGCACGCGAGATGAAAGAGCGCGTGTCGCAAACCCTGGGGCGTAAAGAGGCGCGTGGGCTGATGATTTCCACCTTCCATACCCTGGGGCTGGAGATCATCAAACGGGAATATGTGGCGTTGGGGATGAAATCCAACTTCTCGCTGTTCGATGACCAGGATCAGTTGGCGCTGTTGAAAGAGCTGACCGAAAAGTGGCTGGAAAGCGACAAAACGCTGGTGGCGCAGCTGATCTCGACCATCTCCAACTGGAAAAACGACCTGATCGATCCTCAGCGGGCGGCGGAGCTGGCGCGCTCGGAGCGCGACAAGCTGTTCGCCCACTGCTACGGCCTGTATCACGCCCATATGCGGGCGTGCAACGTGCTGGACTTCGACGACCTGATCCTGTTGCCGACGCTGTTGCTGCAACGCAATGAAGAGGTGCGCGAGCGCTGGCAGCAGCGCATCCGCTATCTGCTGGTAGATGAATACCAGGATACCAACACCAGCCAGTACGAGCTGGTGAAACTGTTGGTGGGCAACCGCGCGCGCTTTACCGTGGTGGGCGACGATGACCAGTCGATCTACTCCTGGCGCGGCGCGCGGCCGCAGAACCTGGTGCTGCTGAAGGAAGATTTCCCGGCGCTGCAGGTGATTAAGCTGGAGCAAAACTACCGTTCCAGCGAACGCATCCTGAAGGCGGCCAACATTCTGATCGCCAATAACCCGCACGTGTTTGAAAAACGGCTGTTTTCCGAGTTGGGGTATGGCGAAGAACTGAAGGTGGTGACCGCCAACAACGAGGATCATGAAGCCGAGCGGGTGGTGGGGGAGCTGATCGCCCACCACTTCGTGAAAAAGACCAACTACGGCGATTATGCGATCCTGTACCGTGGCAACCACCAGTCGCGGGTGTTTGAAAAGATGCTGATGCAGAACCGTATCCCGTACAAGATTTCCGGCGGTACGTCGTTCTTCTCTCGCCCAGAGATCAAGGATCTGCTGGCCTACCTGCGCGTGCTGACCAACCCGGACGACGACAGCGCCTTCCTGCGCATCGTCAATACCCCCAAGCGCGAGATCGGCCCGGCGACGCTGCAGAAACTCGGCGAATGGGCCAACCAGCGCAACAAGAGTTTATTCCACGCCAGTTTCGATCTGGGGCTGAGCCAGCACTTGACCGGGCGCGGGCTGGAGTCATTGCAGCGCTTTACCCACTGGCTCGGCGGCATCGCCCAGCAGGCGGAGCGTGAGCCGGTGGCGGCGGTGCGCGATCTGATCCGTGGCGTGGATTATGAGAGCTGGCTGTTTGAAACCTCGACCAGCCCGAAGGCTGCCGAAATGCGGATGAAGAACGTCAACACGCTGTTCGGCTGGATGACAGAGATGCTGGAAGGCAACGATTTGGACGAGCCGATGACGCTGACCCAGGTGGTGACGCGCTTCACCCTGCGCGACATGATGGAGCGCGGTGAAAGCGAAGAAGAGTTGGATCAGGTACAGCTGATGACGCTGCATGCCTCCAAGGGGCTGGAGTTCCCCTACGTGTTCCTGGTGGGCATGGAAGAGGGCCTGCTGCCGCACCAGAGCAGCATCGATGAAGATAATGTCGATGAAGAGCGGCGTCTGGCCTATGTGGGGATCACCCGCGCGCAAAAAGAGCTGATTTTCACCCTGTGCCGCGAGCGCCGTCAGTACGGTGAGCTGGTGCGGCCGGAGCCGAGCCGCTTCCTGCTGGAACTGCCGCAGGATGATTTGGCGTGGGAAACCGAGCGCAAAGTGGTGAGCCCGCAGGAGCGGATGCAGAAGGGGCAGAGCCATCTGGCCAATATCCGCGCCCAGCTGGCCAAGGCCAAAGGTGGGAATTAA